A stretch of DNA from Granulicella pectinivorans:
TCGGTGTGGGAGAGGACCCAGTCGACGGCGGCGACCATGCCGACGATCTGTTCCTTGGCGACCTTCATGCCGCGTCCCACGCCATCGCCGGGAGGCGCGTTGCGGAGGGCGAGATCGGTGAGGTGCTTCTTGCCGAGGAGCAGGCCTGCGTTCTGCGGGCCGCGCATGCCCTTGCCGCCGGAGAAGGCGACGAGGTCGAAGCCCATGCCGGTGTACTTCCAGAGGTTGGAGATGGGCGGCATGTCGGCGGCGGCGTCGAGGTGGCAGGGGATGTTGTGCTCGTGGGCGACGCGGAGCCATTCTTCACGGCCGATCTGAGCGGTGCCGGCGATGCCGTCTTCTTCTTCGGCGGCGTTGAAGAAGTTGGTCATGACGGCGTTGCCCTGGTCGGCGGCGCGCTTATAGTCGTCCATGGTGACGACCTCGGTGACGCGTGCGCCGCAGAGGAACATGGCGTGATCGTAGCCGTAGCGATGGGCTTTCTGGACGATGACCTGATTCTTCCTGCCGTCGATGGACTGGGGCATGTCGAGGTAGCCGAGGCCCGGGTTGGCGTTTTGCATACAGGCCGCGGTGGCGAGGGAGATGGCTCCGGAGGCACCCGAGGTGACGATGGCTCCCTCGCACTGCAGGCGCCTGGCGATGTACTCGCCGGACTTGACCTGGAGGTCGTGCAGGCGCACGGGGTGGAGCGCGGCGCGTTGCACGGCGGCGAGCACGGAGGGCGGCATGCAGGCGGCGGTCATGGTGGTGTAGGTGCCGGCGGCGTTAATGATGGTGGGGACGCCGAGTTTGGCGTAGTAGTCTTCTCCCTCCTCAGCCCTGGGGGCCGCTGCAAAGGCTGCCGGGGCGGCCGCGAGGAGGCTGGCGGTACCGGAGAGCTGGAAGAATTTTCTGCGGGAGAGGCTGCTTGCTCGAGACTCGGTGTGGGATGACAATCGTCGCTCCGTAACGCTTTCGAGAGGGGTGGGCGGCGGCAGGGGCGCGCCGGGGAGAACATTGCAGGAGTGTTGCAGGACTGATGCCATTTGATGCTAGGACGCGTAGAGTGTCATCGGGCAGAAGACCCTTGAAGATGTAGGGCAAATGCTCTAGTCCTGCCGGACGGGCGCCCTGCGCGGGCGGCGGTCACTTCGTGACGCGTATACCGGTGTTGCCGACTCAAGATGTACTGGTCCCCGCGTTGCTCGGATTTGAATTCCGATTGGCACGAGGACCTTGATTGAACGCCCTAGATGCGGCCGAACTGCTTGACGGCTTCGACGATGGAGTGAAATTTTTCGATGAAGGGGAGCATGCTGTGCTCGCTGTTGTCGAGCTTCTGGGCGAGGATGAGGACCTCGGCGGCGTGGGCGCGGGGGACGACGACGACGCCATCCTGGTCGGCGACGATGATGTCGTTGGGCTCGACGTGGGTGCCGTCGACTTCGAGCGGGATGTTGACGCCGCCGAAACGGTAGTGGCCGACGGAGGTGGAGGGGACGGGGCCGGTGGCGTAGACGGGGAAGCCGATCCTCTTGAGCTGGGGCAGATCGCGGACGCCGCCGTCGACGACGGCTCCGGCGAAGCCGCGGGCGAACATGGAGGTACCCATGAGGCCGCCCATGCCGGCGATATCTTTGCCGTCTTCGACCTTCATGACGTAGACCGAGCCGGGACCGCCGCTATCGATGGCGGAGAGCATGCCGGAGAGGGCGTTGGGATCTTTGTTCTCCTCCTTCTTGAGCAGGACGGTGAGGGCGGTGCCGGCGAACTTGGTGGGGAAGATGGACTGCATGTTGTGGGACATGTAGTGCTTCTGGTGGAGGAGCTGCTCTTCGGCGTCGGAGACGGAGGCGGCTTCGACGTGGCGGTAGGCATCGATCATGAGGGCTGGGTTCTTCTCATAGTCGGCGGCGGTGAGGGGCGCGTCGGCGCGGAGGGTGAAGGCGCAGGCTGCGAGCGAGAGGAGGGCGGAGCCGGTGAGGATCTTCTTGGTGCGGGAAGGCATGGTGATTCTCCAATCAGCAAAATCGTACCGTGTTTGGCGGGCAAAAAAAAACCGCCGTCGAGGGTATCGACGGCGGCGAGGGAGTGATGCAGGGTTAGAAGTTGATCTTGCCGGCGATCTGGAGGACGCGAGCACCGGTGGAGGTTACGGTCGTCTGCGCGCTGGTGATGTAGCCGAACGATGCGCTCTCGATGTTTGCGTTGGGAGCGCTGGGGTTGGGGTGGTTGAACATGTTGAAGGCTTCGACACGAATCTGTGCCGCGACCTGCTCCCAGATGGGGAAGCTCTTGAAGAGAGAGGCGTTGACGTTTGCTCCGCCAGGACCGTAGGAGGCGTTGCGGTGGAGGTTGCCGAAGGTGCCGTTGGCAGGCGACGCGAAGGCCGTCTTGTCGAGGCAGGAGTTGTGGTTGGAGCCGCCGGGACCGGTGACGGTGGCGCGGCTGCAGGTGGAGGCATACGGTACGTGAACGAAGTTCGGTCGCTGCGCAGCTCCGACGCCGTTGACGTGCGCATAGTCCGTGCTGAGGGTGTAGTTGATCGGCGCGCCGGTGCGGAGATCGACGATGGCGTTAGCCTGCCAGCCGCCGAGGGTCTCGCGAAGGACGATATTCTTGTGGTCCAGGGTGGGCAGCGCGTAAGTGAACACGCCGACGAAGCGGTTGCGGATATCGTAGCCGGAGTTGCCGTAGTCGAGCTTGAGGTGACCCTGCCACATGGCAGTGCCGCCGTCGTTCGAGCTGTCGCCTTCGTCCAGAGCGTGCGACCAGGTGTAGCTGAGGTTGGCGGTCAAGCCATGGTAGAGCCGCTGGCGAAGGATGGCGGTGAAGCCGTTATAGAAGGCGGTGGCATCGTTGTGGATGACGCGGATGTTGCCGATGTTGGGGTTAGGCCGGTTGGCATTGGAGAAAGCAGTCGAAGGAGCCGGCTGGTTGGGGTAGTAGCTTTCATCGAGGTGGATGGAGTGCGAACCGAGGTACTGGAGCTCGAAGCCGCCGTTCTTCCAGACTTCCTGGCCGATGTCGAGGTTCCATTGGTACATGCGCTGCGTGGGCAGGTGGTTGTCAACCGTGAAGGCCGAGTAGGGGTTGGAGGCCAGGCCGAAGGCCGTGAGCGCTGGGATCTGGGGGTTGTCGAGGGTGAACTTCAGAGCCGTGCAGGAGGTTCCGTTGGGCAGGCAGTTGGAGTTGGTGATGTTGGCCGAGTAGGGGTAGTTGGTGGAGGACAGCGTGTAGCTGTTCATCTGGTTGGCGTTGTAGTAAATGCCGCCGCCGCCGCGGATGGTGGTCTTATCCAGAACGCGGTAGGCAAAGCCGAGGCGCGGGCTGATGTTGGTCTTGTCGGTCTGGCTGAACTTGAAGCCGGGGTACTTGGTCGCGGTGAGGGGGTTGGTACCGCCCGCCGCGGGGTAGAGGCTGGTCCAGGTGGGATCGAGGATACGGCCCACGCCGTTGAGGGAGTAAGCAGCCTGAGGCAGTTCATAACGAAGACCGAGCTGCAAGGTGAGCTTCTGGGTCAACTGCCAATTGTCCTGGATGAAGAAACCATCGCGCCACTGGCCGATAGAGCCTTTGACCTGGAAGAGCGGCGAGGTGAGGCCGGTGGGGAAGCCGCCGATGAAGGCCGCCGAAGGATCCTGGAGGAGGGTGGTATCGAAGGTGAACTGGCCGCGTGCGGTGTTGGCTGCCGAACGTCCGATGGTGAACTTGCGGAAGCTGACGCCAGCCATGAACGCATGCTTGTTGTGGGTGTATGAGATCTGATCGTAGAGGGTGAGGGTACGGTCGTCCTGGAACCAGTTGGTTCCGCTCTGGCCGATGCCCTGGTAGCCGGTGATGCTCATATCGACGAGTCCGGGGTTGCCGCTGTCAACGTCCGCAGTGAAGCCGGGGATGCCGAGAGCGGAACCGGCAGAGGTCGCGCCGGTCTGGTACTGCTGGTTCACGATCTGGGTGATGAGGGTGTTGAAGCCGAGGTGCAGATCGTTGACGATGTTCGGGGTGATGATGCGGGTGTAGCCGATCACGCCATTGCGGCCGCGCGAGTTGGTATAAGCGGTATTGGCCAGGTTGATGGCCTGCGAGTAGTTGCTGACCGTCTGCATCGCGAAGCGAGCGAAGATTCGGTCCTTCTCGGTGGGGTTGAAGTCGACGCGCTCGAGGTTGGCATTCGAGTTGACGGCGTTGGGAAGATTACCCTGCCAGTTGATGGGGTTGGCCAGCGAGTAGGTGGTTGCGATGTTCGGCGTGGTGAGGTAGGGCAGGATCTTGGCTGAAATGGGATCGACGGGAACCATGTTATTCGCGTAAGCGACATGGGTGATGGGGTTGAGGAGCTGCTTGTTGGTGGAGCTGTTGGGGCTGGCGCAGATACCGCCAACGAAGCCTGCGGTACACAGTTCGCCGAAGTCGCCGGTGCGCATGCGGTTGGTGAGCACGGTGCCGGTGGTCGAGGTGGCGCCGTGGTTGCGGAGACCTTCATAGGAGCCGAGGAAGAAGGCCTTATCCTTCCAGATGGGACCGCTGACGACGCCACCGAAGAGGTTGTAGCGAAGCTGCGACTTGGGAACCGTCTTGGCCTGGAGCCAGCTCCTGGCGTTGAAGCCGTCGTTGCGGACGTAGTCGTACACGGTGCCGTGGAACTTGTTCGTGCCGGAGCGGGTGACCTGGTTGATGTGGACACCGAGGTAGTCGCCGTACTGCGCGGTGTAGTTGCCGTTCTGGGTCTGGACGGCGTCGAGCGCGTCGGAGTTGGGAACGATGAAGGCGGTCGAGATGAGGTTGTTCATCAGCGAGATGCCGTCGAGCGAGATCACGTTGGTGATGTTGCGGGTGCCGGCGCCAGAGGCGCGGTTGCCCGGGGGGTTACCGGTCAGCGCGTCGCTCGAGACCGTGATATTCGAGGCGGTGGCAGCGAGCTGGAGCGCCTGGCGACCCTGCGTGGGAAGATCGTGAACCTGTTCGGCGTTGACGGTCTCGCCGAGGAGGGCGTCGTCGGTGGAGAGCGGCGGGTTATCGGCGGTGACGGTGAGTTCGGTGGACTCGGAGCCTACCTTCAGCGCCGCATCGGTACGGACGGCGACGTTGATGCTGACGATGACGCCTTTCGTAACCGTCTTTTGGAATCCGGTTTTTTCAACCGTGATGTCATAGGTTCCGGGAAGAATGTAAGGGATCGAATAATAGCCCTCGGCGTTGGTCACGCCTGGGTATGCGATCTTAGTGTCGACATTGGTGCCGACAACCTTAGCGCCTGCAACAACACCGCCTGAGGCGTCGGTAACCGTACCGACCAGCGCTGTATTGTTCGCGACCTGGGCTCTCATGAAGAGAGCAGAGGAGAAGAGTAGGCAACAGAGAAAGATTTTTTTCACAGTCATTGGCTCCTGAAAAATCGGGTGTGGCCCGGCAGATATGACAAAACAGCTTGTTACACCGTTCGATCGAAGGATCTCGATGTGGAAACGGTTTCATGTTGCGATGGAATACTACGAGTGGATAACGGATTCACAGTCCTGTCATCAGGCAGTTGACGGAGGGTGAAATACGTCAAAGAGCCTAGAGAATCAACTAGTCCAGGTGGACCAGGCCGCGCTGCAGGGCGTAGATCGTCGCCTGCGTGCGATCTCGGGCTCCCATCTTGTCCAGGACGGACGAGACGTGGATACGTACTGTCTTTTCAGCAATATGCAGTTGTTCGGCAATTTCGCGGTTGGATCGGCCCTGCGTGATGCAGAGAAGCACCTCGGTCTCACGGGGGGTGAGATCGACCGACGGCATGCGCTCGGCGAGGCGGTCGAGCGCCGCCGGCGGGAGGTACCGCAGGCCGCGATCGACGGTCTGGATGGCGTTGATGAGCTCTTCGCCGCTGGCATCCTTGGTCAGGTAGGCCATCGCGCCGGAGCGCACGGCACGGTAGATGTCCTCGGAGCCGTGATAGTTGGAAAGGACAACGATGCGGGCGGGCTGCCGCTCCTTGCGCAGGAGGCGGATGACGTCGAATCCGCTGACGCGGGGAAGGCGGAGGTCGAGGATGACGACGTCGGGTTTGAGGGTGCGGTAGAGTTCGACGCCCTGCTCGCCGTCGGAGGCCTCGCCGATGACGCGAATCTGCGAGTGACCGGCCAGGACGGACTGCAGCGCCATGCGCGCGAGAAAGTGATCCTCGATGAGAAGAACCCGAATCTGCCTCAACGCGATAGCTCCATAGCAGTGTTGTACACGCTGAGGGATAGAGTTGTCTCGATTGGGGGTAACAGAGATGGGTCAAATGCCCGTGAAAGGTGGATCAAAACCTTGTCCTGCCGGACTGCTCCGGTGCGCGCGGGGCGGGGCAGTCCGTGCCGTGTCACGGCTTCGCGGGCTCTGCCGTTGGTCGAAAGGAGGAGCTACACGCCGATCCACGGTACGATGTAGTGCTGCTGGTGGGGGAGATAGTTGATGGTTTGGAAGCTGACGGTGACCGAGACCTCGGTGCCCGAGTCGATGGCGGAGTTGACCCGGAGAGAACCGCCGAGCTTGCGGGCACGCTCTTCCATGACAGGAATGCCGAAGTGGCCGGTGCGGACGGCGAGGTCGGTGAAGAGGAAGCCGCGTCCGTTGTCGCGGACGGTGATGTGGAG
This window harbors:
- a CDS encoding TonB-dependent receptor gives rise to the protein MRAQVANNTALVGTVTDASGGVVAGAKVVGTNVDTKIAYPGVTNAEGYYSIPYILPGTYDITVEKTGFQKTVTKGVIVSINVAVRTDAALKVGSESTELTVTADNPPLSTDDALLGETVNAEQVHDLPTQGRQALQLAATASNITVSSDALTGNPPGNRASGAGTRNITNVISLDGISLMNNLISTAFIVPNSDALDAVQTQNGNYTAQYGDYLGVHINQVTRSGTNKFHGTVYDYVRNDGFNARSWLQAKTVPKSQLRYNLFGGVVSGPIWKDKAFFLGSYEGLRNHGATSTTGTVLTNRMRTGDFGELCTAGFVGGICASPNSSTNKQLLNPITHVAYANNMVPVDPISAKILPYLTTPNIATTYSLANPINWQGNLPNAVNSNANLERVDFNPTEKDRIFARFAMQTVSNYSQAINLANTAYTNSRGRNGVIGYTRIITPNIVNDLHLGFNTLITQIVNQQYQTGATSAGSALGIPGFTADVDSGNPGLVDMSITGYQGIGQSGTNWFQDDRTLTLYDQISYTHNKHAFMAGVSFRKFTIGRSAANTARGQFTFDTTLLQDPSAAFIGGFPTGLTSPLFQVKGSIGQWRDGFFIQDNWQLTQKLTLQLGLRYELPQAAYSLNGVGRILDPTWTSLYPAAGGTNPLTATKYPGFKFSQTDKTNISPRLGFAYRVLDKTTIRGGGGIYYNANQMNSYTLSSTNYPYSANITNSNCLPNGTSCTALKFTLDNPQIPALTAFGLASNPYSAFTVDNHLPTQRMYQWNLDIGQEVWKNGGFELQYLGSHSIHLDESYYPNQPAPSTAFSNANRPNPNIGNIRVIHNDATAFYNGFTAILRQRLYHGLTANLSYTWSHALDEGDSSNDGGTAMWQGHLKLDYGNSGYDIRNRFVGVFTYALPTLDHKNIVLRETLGGWQANAIVDLRTGAPINYTLSTDYAHVNGVGAAQRPNFVHVPYASTCSRATVTGPGGSNHNSCLDKTAFASPANGTFGNLHRNASYGPGGANVNASLFKSFPIWEQVAAQIRVEAFNMFNHPNPSAPNANIESASFGYITSAQTTVTSTGARVLQIAGKINF
- a CDS encoding RraA family protein, with product MPSRTKKILTGSALLSLAACAFTLRADAPLTAADYEKNPALMIDAYRHVEAASVSDAEEQLLHQKHYMSHNMQSIFPTKFAGTALTVLLKKEENKDPNALSGMLSAIDSGGPGSVYVMKVEDGKDIAGMGGLMGTSMFARGFAGAVVDGGVRDLPQLKRIGFPVYATGPVPSTSVGHYRFGGVNIPLEVDGTHVEPNDIIVADQDGVVVVPRAHAAEVLILAQKLDNSEHSMLPFIEKFHSIVEAVKQFGRI
- a CDS encoding selenocysteine synthase gives rise to the protein MSSHTESRASSLSRRKFFQLSGTASLLAAAPAAFAAAPRAEEGEDYYAKLGVPTIINAAGTYTTMTAACMPPSVLAAVQRAALHPVRLHDLQVKSGEYIARRLQCEGAIVTSGASGAISLATAACMQNANPGLGYLDMPQSIDGRKNQVIVQKAHRYGYDHAMFLCGARVTEVVTMDDYKRAADQGNAVMTNFFNAAEEEDGIAGTAQIGREEWLRVAHEHNIPCHLDAAADMPPISNLWKYTGMGFDLVAFSGGKGMRGPQNAGLLLGKKHLTDLALRNAPPGDGVGRGMKVAKEQIVGMVAAVDWVLSHTEESMQGDYQKRVDLIVKHVKDIPSVTTLTVVPKIANHVPHLLIRFDPAVTGVTTQEIVAKLRAHEPSIELNPNTGHKPNQGIPSDANTLVVGVWMLQPGEDETVAKAIRAALKKA
- a CDS encoding response regulator, yielding MRQIRVLLIEDHFLARMALQSVLAGHSQIRVIGEASDGEQGVELYRTLKPDVVILDLRLPRVSGFDVIRLLRKERQPARIVVLSNYHGSEDIYRAVRSGAMAYLTKDASGEELINAIQTVDRGLRYLPPAALDRLAERMPSVDLTPRETEVLLCITQGRSNREIAEQLHIAEKTVRIHVSSVLDKMGARDRTQATIYALQRGLVHLD